A DNA window from Impatiens glandulifera chromosome 7, dImpGla2.1, whole genome shotgun sequence contains the following coding sequences:
- the LOC124945178 gene encoding calcium-dependent protein kinase 17-like isoform X1 encodes MDEFVNRSICNSYKANNRLSVTILESTTTQILNFNDRYELGQQLGLGQFGIIRECFDKLTGEVFACKSINKDRLVTPDDLRSVKLEIEIMTLLSGHPNVVDLKAVYEEETYVHLVMELCAGGELFHQLQNHGRFSESDARVLFRHLMQVVVYCHEKGIVHRDLKPENILLLKKSFTSPIKLADFGLATYYKPGQSLYGTVGSPFYIAPEVLAGGYNQSADVWSAGVILYILLSGIPPFWGKTKSKIFDSVRAANLRFPSDPWSRVSASAKDLITGMLLIDPSKRLTASQVLSHSWIKEEEQEQETSSSSIIGETNNFLMERSEDCSFTYASPPNLGRIQRRSDSPPVFTCQSSFSSFLVENENPSCPVAVPFSLSSCSESDMPEFSSPIPSLPSFTFFSPSSTIKQEDNTKDSVVDKVFTFDHTPELIVTDRRLEFRRGKHSKRNHTIGHGELELAAVTESVIRWASCTHISSSSSLRSSLVC; translated from the exons ATGGACGAGTTTGTGAATAGATCCATCTGCAATTCTTATAAAGCAAACAACAGATTATCCGTGACAATTTTGGAATCAACAACAACCCAGATATTGAATTTCAACGACAGATATGAATTAGGACAACAATTAGGATTAGGACAATTCGGAATCATCAGAGAATGCTTTGATAAGTTAACGGGCGAGGTTTTTGCTTGCAAATCGATCAATAAAGATAGGTTGGTGACGCCAGATGACTTGAGAAGTGTTAAACTTGAGATTGAGATCATGACTCTATTATCAGGTCATCCAAATGTGGTTGATTTGAAGGCAGTTTATGAAGAGGAGACTTATGTTCATCTGGTGATGGAACTCTGTGCTGGAGGTGAACTCTTCCATCAGCTTCAGAATCATGGAAGGTTCTCTGAAAGCGATGCTCGTGTTCTGTTTAGACATCTTATGCAAGTCGTTGTTTATTGCCACGAAAAGGGTATTGTTCATCGCGATCTAAAGCCTGAAAACATCCTATTACTTAAGAAATCTTTCACTTCGCCTATTAAATTGGCTGATTTTGGTCTTGCCACTTATTACAAACCAG GGCAGAGTTTATATGGGACAGTTGGAAGTCCTTTCTATATAGCTCCCGAGGTTCTAGCAGGTGGTTATAATCAATCTGCAGACGTTTGGAGTGCTGGGGTTATCCTTTACATACTTCTCAGTGGGATCCCTCCGTTTTGGGGAAAGACAAAATCGAAGATCTTTGATTCGGTTAGGGCTGCTAATCTTCGATTTCCGTCTGATCCTTGGAGCAGAGTATCAGCTTCGGCTAAAGATTTGATAACCGGAATGTTACTCATTGATCCTTCAAAGAGACTTACAGCCAGTCAAGTCTTAT CTCATTCTtggattaaagaagaagaacaagaacaagaaacatcatcatcatcgatcaTTGGAGAGACAAACAACTTCTTGATGGAGAGAAGCGAAGATTGCAGCTTTACTTACGCGTCTCCCCCAAATTTGGGGAGAATTCAAAGGAGGAGCGATTCGCCACCCGTATTTACATGTCAGTCCTCGTTTTCGTCTTTTCTGGTTGAGAATGAGAATCCTTCTTGTCCTGTAGCTGTGCCCTTTTCTTTAAGCAGTTGTTCTGAATCTGATATGCCGGAGTTTTCATCGCCAATTCCATCGTTGCCAAGCTTTACTTTCTTTAGTCCGAGTTCAACTATCAAGCAAGAGGATAATACTAAAG ATTCGGTCGTGGATAAGGTTTTTACATTTGATCATACGCCGGAGCTAATTGTAACTGATCGGAGGTTAGAGTTTCGAAGGGGTAAGCATAGCAAGAGGAATCATACAATTGGACATGGGGAGCTTGAACTTGCTGCAGTTACAGAATCAGTCATCCGATGGGCGTCTTGCACACATATTTCTAGCTCTTCGTCGCTGAGATCTTCGCTCGTTTGTTag
- the LOC124945178 gene encoding calcium-dependent protein kinase 17-like isoform X2, with the protein MDEFVNRSICNSYKANNRLSVTILESTTTQILNFNDRYELGQQLGLGQFGIIRECFDKLTGEVFACKSINKDRLVTPDDLRSVKLEIEIMTLLSGHPNVVDLKAVYEEETYVHLVMELCAGGELFHQLQNHGRFSESDARVLFRHLMQVVVYCHEKGIVHRDLKPENILLLKKSFTSPIKLADFGLATYYKPGQSLYGTVGSPFYIAPEVLAGGYNQSADVWSAGVILYILLSGIPPFWGKTKSKIFDSVRAANLRFPSDPWSRVSASAKDLITGMLLIDPSKRLTASQVLSHSWIKEEEQEQETSSSSIIGETNNFLMERSEDCSFTYASPPNLGRIQRRSDSPPVFTFVLNLICRSFHRQFHRCQALLSLVRVQLSSKRIILKIRSWIRFLHLIIRRS; encoded by the exons ATGGACGAGTTTGTGAATAGATCCATCTGCAATTCTTATAAAGCAAACAACAGATTATCCGTGACAATTTTGGAATCAACAACAACCCAGATATTGAATTTCAACGACAGATATGAATTAGGACAACAATTAGGATTAGGACAATTCGGAATCATCAGAGAATGCTTTGATAAGTTAACGGGCGAGGTTTTTGCTTGCAAATCGATCAATAAAGATAGGTTGGTGACGCCAGATGACTTGAGAAGTGTTAAACTTGAGATTGAGATCATGACTCTATTATCAGGTCATCCAAATGTGGTTGATTTGAAGGCAGTTTATGAAGAGGAGACTTATGTTCATCTGGTGATGGAACTCTGTGCTGGAGGTGAACTCTTCCATCAGCTTCAGAATCATGGAAGGTTCTCTGAAAGCGATGCTCGTGTTCTGTTTAGACATCTTATGCAAGTCGTTGTTTATTGCCACGAAAAGGGTATTGTTCATCGCGATCTAAAGCCTGAAAACATCCTATTACTTAAGAAATCTTTCACTTCGCCTATTAAATTGGCTGATTTTGGTCTTGCCACTTATTACAAACCAG GGCAGAGTTTATATGGGACAGTTGGAAGTCCTTTCTATATAGCTCCCGAGGTTCTAGCAGGTGGTTATAATCAATCTGCAGACGTTTGGAGTGCTGGGGTTATCCTTTACATACTTCTCAGTGGGATCCCTCCGTTTTGGGGAAAGACAAAATCGAAGATCTTTGATTCGGTTAGGGCTGCTAATCTTCGATTTCCGTCTGATCCTTGGAGCAGAGTATCAGCTTCGGCTAAAGATTTGATAACCGGAATGTTACTCATTGATCCTTCAAAGAGACTTACAGCCAGTCAAGTCTTAT CTCATTCTtggattaaagaagaagaacaagaacaagaaacatcatcatcatcgatcaTTGGAGAGACAAACAACTTCTTGATGGAGAGAAGCGAAGATTGCAGCTTTACTTACGCGTCTCCCCCAAATTTGGGGAGAATTCAAAGGAGGAGCGATTCGCCACCCGTATTTACAT TTGTTCTGAATCTGATATGCCGGAGTTTTCATCGCCAATTCCATCGTTGCCAAGCTTTACTTTCTTTAGTCCGAGTTCAACTATCAAGCAAGAGGATAATACTAAAG ATTCGGTCGTGGATAAGGTTTTTACATTTGATCATACGCCGGAGCTAA
- the LOC124945179 gene encoding uncharacterized protein LOC124945179 — protein MQYLSLTMDSFEFSKMNLMPKPLMLKDYLLHDLSSCSSNGFRTYPRRRRHRQYCSNTTVKYILQDQVDPNKSKPASSAFQRASKTVINAVKLLPFSTLVPFSKRIKSSIFTKRRSRSPEKSSPAKAKESVKDDDEKEQSSPVSVLDFPFNEDDQVSWPFRRKSSTIEEGDLLQKLPEKFKIFNSFYKLEPVDLGEQFAKIEINEELSETCLMECSNEGLFLGCEMQNNRENGGKWEGDREEIVEMIEALILSTLLDELILLLL, from the exons ATGCAATATCTCTCTCTTACAATGGATTCTTTTgaattctcaaaaatgaatcTCATGCCCAAACCGCTAATGTTGAAGGATTATCTTCTCCACGATTTAAGCTCATGTTCATCTAATGGATTCCGAACATATCCCCGCCGCCGCCGCCACCGACAATATTGTTCCAATACTACCGTTAAATACATCCTCCAAGACCAAGTTGATCCAAACAAATCTAAGCCGGCGTCGTCCGCTTTCCAACGCGCTTCCAAGACAGTTATCAACGCCGTTAAGCTCCTCCCCTTCTCTACCCTTGTTCCTTTTTCAAAACGGATCAAGAGTTCAATCTTCACCAAACGAAGAAGCCGGTCACCGGAAAAATCATCGCCCGCCAAG GCAAAAGAATCGGttaaagatgatgatgagaaggagCAGTCCAGTCCTGTTTCTGTGCTTGATTTCCCCTTTAATGAAGATGACCAAGTTTCATGGCCTTTTCGCCGCAAATCTTCAACAATTGAAGAAGGAGATCTGTTACAAAAGCTTCCtgaaaagttcaaaattttcaatagtTTTTACAAATTGGAGCCAGTGGATCTGGGAGAGCAATTCGCAAAGATTGAAATTAACGAGGAATTATCCGAGACTTGTTTGATGGAATGCTCGAACGAAGGATTGTTCTTGGGCTGTGAAATGCAGAACAACAGAGAAAATGGAGGGAAATGGGAAGGAGATAGAGAAGAGATTGTAGAGATGATTGAAGCTCTGATTTTATCTACATTGTTAGATGAATTAATATTGCTACTGCTCTGA